One part of the Rothia sp. ZJ932 genome encodes these proteins:
- a CDS encoding glycosyltransferase family 4 protein: MNSSELVLATNNGDIGGGEVMLLNIARAARSLKYQVTVVAPSEPAELLEAARDEGFPVIALPAANRKQYMAQLAAWNSRHRGNALLWCNGLVPSLATAGQRNRIVHLHQLPVGAQKYAVMLARHRATATLVPSQHTARKIKSSTVFHNWTNTLSTASKGKPTDPIRVGFLGRPSEIKGTHTLAEALYALNQEETQYRLVIGGSAKFVDETSQQRVQESLDKLGEAVELLGWVGPDSFMRSIDLLVVPSEVDETFGLVAAEAMSASVPLIVSDAGALPEVVGEDYPWIAPQSDPATLAQMISTISQELRDSSPLLEETLKKSLWRWRESFSPEAGKQRVNEVLLQCGKQIQK, encoded by the coding sequence ATGAATTCTAGCGAGCTAGTACTGGCTACCAATAACGGCGATATCGGTGGTGGTGAGGTAATGCTTCTTAATATCGCGCGTGCAGCTCGATCATTGAAGTATCAGGTAACAGTTGTGGCACCTTCCGAACCTGCTGAGCTTCTCGAAGCCGCACGCGATGAGGGGTTCCCCGTTATCGCTTTACCCGCCGCTAACCGTAAACAATACATGGCACAATTAGCAGCGTGGAACTCTCGCCACCGTGGGAATGCGCTGTTGTGGTGTAATGGCTTAGTTCCTTCCTTAGCAACTGCGGGGCAGCGAAATCGGATTGTTCACCTGCACCAACTTCCTGTTGGCGCTCAAAAATATGCTGTGATGCTTGCGCGGCACAGAGCGACAGCAACTCTGGTGCCTAGCCAGCATACTGCTCGCAAGATCAAAAGCAGTACCGTTTTCCATAACTGGACGAATACGCTGAGTACCGCTTCAAAGGGTAAACCTACTGATCCAATAAGGGTTGGGTTTTTAGGTCGTCCCTCCGAGATTAAGGGTACCCATACTTTGGCAGAGGCCTTATACGCACTCAACCAGGAGGAGACTCAGTATCGTCTCGTGATTGGTGGATCCGCCAAATTTGTAGATGAAACCAGCCAGCAACGAGTACAAGAATCACTCGATAAGTTGGGCGAAGCTGTGGAGCTATTGGGCTGGGTCGGTCCGGACTCTTTTATGCGTTCTATTGATCTTCTCGTTGTTCCTTCAGAGGTAGATGAAACTTTTGGTCTCGTTGCTGCCGAAGCGATGAGCGCTAGCGTTCCTCTGATTGTTTCGGATGCGGGTGCTTTGCCGGAAGTAGTAGGGGAAGACTACCCTTGGATTGCGCCACAGTCAGATCCAGCAACACTGGCTCAGATGATTTCAACCATCAGTCAGGAATTACGAGACTCTTCTCCTCTGCTGGAGGAAACTCTCAAGAAGAGCTTGTGGCGGTGGCGGGAGAGCTTCTCTCCAGAAGCTGGCAAACAGAGAGTAAATGAAGTTCTGCTTCAGTGCGGCAAGCAAATTCAAAAATAA